In one Lycium barbarum isolate Lr01 chromosome 7, ASM1917538v2, whole genome shotgun sequence genomic region, the following are encoded:
- the LOC132604637 gene encoding uncharacterized protein LOC132604637 — protein sequence MESTSQYEQAQLAAILGADPAPFETLISHLMSTSNEQRSQAESIYNLIKQNDPNSLSLKLANLLTTSPHTESRAMSAILLRKLLTRDDSFIWPKLTQSTQSAIKSLLLTCIQREESKSIIKKLCDTVSELASSILPENQWPEILPFMFQCVTSDSPKLQESAFLIFAQLAQYIGEILVPYIKDLHSVFLQTLNNSPNPDVRIAALSAVINFIQCLSSSSERDRFQDLLPAMMRTLTEALNSGQEATAQEALELLIELAGTEPRFLRRQLVDVIGAMLQVAEAESLEEGTRHLAIEFVITLAEARERAPGMLRKLPQFISRLFAILMKMLLDVDDEAVWHSAEVEHEDAGETSNYSVGQECLDRLAIALGGNTIVPVASEQLPAYLAAPEWQKHHAALIALAQIAEGCSKVMIKNLEQVVNMVLNSFQDPHPRVRWAAINAIGQLSTDLGPDLQVQYHARVLPALAAAMDDFQSPRVQAHAASAVLNFSENCTPEILTPYLDGIVSKLLVLLQNGKQMVQEGALTALASVADSSQEHFQKYYDAVMPYLKTILVNATDKSNRMLRAKAMECISLVGMAVGKDKFRDDAKQVMEVLMSLQGSQMETDDPTTSYMLQAWARLCKCLGQDFLPYMSVVMPPLLQSAQLKPDVTISSADSDNELDDSDDDSMETITLGDKRIGIKTSVLEEKATACNMLCCYADELKEGFYPWIDQVAPTLVPLLKFYFHEEVRKAAVSAMPELLRSAKLAVEKGIAQGRNEAYVKQLSDYIVPALVEALHKEPDTEICASMLDALNECLQISGPLLDEGQVRSIVDEIKQVITASSSRKRERAERAKAEDFDAEESELLREENEQEEEVFDQVGEILGTLIKTFKAAFLPFFDELSSYLMPMWGKDKTAEERRIAICIFDDVAEQCRETALKYYDTYLPFLLEACNDESPDVRQAAVYGLGVCAEHGGSVFKSLVGEALSRLNVVLRHPSALQPENLMAYDNAVSALGKICSFHRDSIDSAQVIPAWLNCLPIKGDLIEAKVVHDQLCSMVERSDRELLGPNNEYLPKVVQVFAEVLCAGKDLVTEQTASRMITLLRQLQQTLPPATLASIWSSLQPQQQVALQSMLSS from the exons ATGGAGTCAACTAGTCAGTACGAACAAGCTCAACTGGCGGCCATACTGGGTGCCGACCCAGCACCATTCGAGACTCTAATCTCCCATCTCATGTCAACCTCCAACGAGCAACGATCTCAAGCTGAGTCAATCTACAATCTCATCAAACAGAACGATCCCAATTCACTCTCTCTCAAACTCGCTAACCTTCTCACCACTTCTCCACATACTGAGTCCCGTGCTATGTCTGCTATCCTCCTTCGTAAGTTGCTTACTCGCGATGATTCCTTCATTTGGCCTAAACTCACCCAGTCTACTCAGTCTGCTATTAAGTCTCTCCTCCTTACCTGTATCCAACGCGAAGAATCCAAATCCATTATTAAGAAGCTATGTGATACAGTTTCCGAGCTCGCTTCCTCTATTCTCCCCGAAAATCAGTGGCCTGAGATACTGCCCTTCATGTTTCAGTGTGTTACTAGCGATTCACCAAAGTTACAGGAATCTGCATTCTTGATTTTTGCTCAATTAGCACAGTATATTGGTGAGATTTTGGTCCCCTATATAAAGGATTTGCATTCCGTTTTCCTGCAAACGCTGAATAATTCCCCCAATCCTGATGTGAGGATCGCGGCGTTGAGTGCTGTCATCAATTTCATACAGTGTTTATCCAGCTCTAGCGAGAGGGATAGGTTTCAGGATCTATTGCCTGCCATGATGAGGACCTTGACCGAGGCCTTGAACAGTGGTCAAGAGGCTACTGCACAAGAAGCATTGGAATTGTTGATTGAATTAGCCGGGACCGAGCCTAGGTTCTTGAGGAGACAGCTGGTCGATGTCATAGGGGCAATGTTGCAGGTAGCCGAGGCAGAGAGTCTAGAAGAGGGGACCAGACACTTGGCAATTGAATTTGTGATTACGTTGGCCGAGGCCAGGGAACGTGCCCCAGGAATGTTGAGGAAGTTGCCCCAGTTTATTAGTAGGTTGTTTGCTATTTTGATGAAGATGTTGTTAGATGTTGACGATGAAGCTGTTTGGCATAGTGCTGAAGTTGAGCATGAGGATGCAGGGGAAACAAGTAATTATAGTGTAGGGCAGGAGTGTTTGGATAGGTTAGCTATTGCATTGGGCGGTAACACTATTGTTCCTGTTGCTTCAGAGCAGTTGCCTGCTTACTTGGCTGCACCCGAGTGGCAGAAGCACCATGCCGCTCTCATCGCCCTTGCTCAGATTGCTGAAGGTTGCTCGAAG GTCATGATTAAGAATTTGGAGCAAGTGGTCAACATGGTTCTCAATTCTTTCCAGGATCCTCATCCTCGAGTGAGGTGGGCAGCTATTAATGCAATTGGCCAGCTGTCAACTGACTTGGGTCCAGATTTGCAAGTTCAATATCATGCCCGTGTATTGCCGGCACTAGCGGCAGCGATGGATGATTTCCAAAGTCCACGAGTACAG GCACATGCTGCATCAGCTGTCCTCAATTTCAGCGAGAACTGCACGCCAGAAATTCTGACACCTTATCTAGATGGAATAGTTAGCAAACTTCTTGTACTCCTGCAG AATGGCAAACAAATGGTGCAAGAGGGAGCACTAACTGCTTTGGCTTCTGTAGCTGATTCATCCCAG GAGCACTTCCAGAAGTACTATGATGCTGTAATGCCGTATTTGAAAACTATCCTTGTAAATGCAACTGATAAATCTAATCGCATGCTTCGAGCCAAAGCCATGGAGTGCATAAGTTTGGTAGGGATGGCTGTTGGCAAAGATAAATTCAGAGACGATGCAAAGCAG GTTATGGAAGTGCTTATgtcattgcaaggatcacaaatGGAGACAGATGACCCAACTACTAGTTACATGCTACAG GCTTGGGCCAGACTTTGCAAGTGTTTGGGACAGGATTTCCTTCCATACATGAGTGTGGTCATGCCTCCTTTGCTTCAATCTGCTCAACTAAAGCCTGATGTGACCATATCGTCTGCAGATTCAGACAATGAACTTGATGATTCAGATGACGATAG TATGGAGACCATAACTCTCGGGGATAAAAGGATAGGCATCAAAACAAGTGTCCTAGAGGAGAAGGCTACTGCTTGTAATATGCTATGCTGCTATGCGGACGAGCTAAAGGAGGGTTTCTACCCATGGATTGACCAG GTCGCTCCAACATTAGTCCCGCTTCTGAAATTCTATTTCCATGAGGAAGTCAGGAAAGCTGCGGTTTCAG CCATGCCAGAGCTGTTGCGGTCTGCCAAACTGGCTGTAGAGAAAGGGATTGCTCAGGGCCGAAACGAGGCCTACGTCAAGCAGTTATCTGACTACATAGTACCAGCTTTGGTGGAAGCTTTGCATAAG GAGCCTGATACTGAAATATGTGCAAGTATGTTGGATGCATTGAATGAGTGCCTACAG ATATCTGGACCTCTCTTGGATGAAGGTCAGGTCCGAAGCATTGTGGATGAGATAAAGCAGGTCATCACTGCCAGTTCAAGTCGAAAGAGAGAACGAGCAGAGCGAGCAAAAGCTGAAGACTTTGATGCTGAGGAAAGTGAATTGCTCAGGGAGGAAAATGAGCAAGAAGAAGAAGTGTTTGACCAA GTTGGTGAAATATTGGGTACACTGATTAAAACATTCAAGGCAGCTTTCTTGCCCTTCTTCGACGAGCTCTCATCATATCTAATGCCTATGTGG GGTAAGGATAAAACAGCTGAAGAACGGAGAATAGCAATTTGCATCTTTGATGATGTTGCAGAGCAGTGCCGAGAAACGGCGTTAAA GTATTATGACACATATCTTCCTTTCCTCTTGGAAGCATGCAATGATGAGAGCCCGGATGTCAGACAG GCTGCTGTTTATGGACTTGGTGTATGTGCAGAACATGGTGGTTCTGTTTTCAAGTCTCTAGTGGGAG AGGCTCTGTCAAGGCTCAATGTTGTTTTAAGGCATCCAAGTGCTTTGCAACCTGAGAACTTAATGGCATATGATAATGCTGTTTCAGCATTAGGGAAAATTTGCAGTTTTCATCGTGACAGCATTGACTCGGCCCAG GTTATTCCTGCTTGGCTGAATTGCCTGCCTATAAAAGGTGACCTGATTGAAGCCAAGGTTGTTCACGACCAACTTTGTTCAATGGTTGAAAG GTCAGACAGAGAACTTCTGGGTCCCAACAATGAGTACCTTCCAAAAGTTGTTCAAGTTTTTGCTGAG GTTCTATGTGCCGGTAAGGATCTGGTGACAGAGCAGACTGCTAGTAGGATGATTACTCTGTTGAGGCAGCTTCAGCAAACACTACCACCAGCCACCCTGGCTTCAATATGGTCATCCCTGCAGCCTCAACAGCAGGTAGCACTGCAATCAATGCTATCATCATAA
- the LOC132604640 gene encoding uncharacterized protein LOC132604640 isoform X2: protein MVQNRIELCLRHYMSRKEAVNTLFIQDKIEPRFTALVWQKLEEENQEFFQAYHLKLMVKEQIMEFNRLLAEQVKMTHESPLHQNLACCAVENVGYAPRPELMHGSIPTSLPNSLSNCRSAVLSCMQTTDDISAQSRKIDVARNTLLAQSSNMGMRRTMDGKIIKAEPNYANNSHFTFGAHSSFLESRSALGDPSFPSFTSVQSNSQLLNRPLPDAETTSFGFLEEIPQNFGLSDLSTDFNSSDILESYSRPPFLATDTGNFLHPNDRGQHQGGRERLTTVSDSLQYEGFAGD from the exons ATG GTGCAAAATCGAATAGAGCTGTGTCTTCGGCATTATATGAGTCGGAAAGAAGCTGTGAACACTCTTTTCATCCAGGACAAGATAGAGCCTAGATTTACTGCACTTG TTTGGCAGAAACTGGAAGAAGAAAATCAGGAATTTTTCCAGGCATATCACCTGAAACTGATGGTGAAAGAACAAATAATGGAATTCAATAGGTTGCTTGCAGAACAGGTGAAGATGACGCATGAATCTCCGC TTCATCAAAATTTGGCATGCTGTGCTGTAGAAAATGTTGGATATGCTCCAAGACCTGAGCTCATGCATGGGTCAATTCCTACCAGTTTACCCAATTCTCTCAGTAATTGCAGGTCAGCAGTTCTTTCTTGCATGCAAACAACGGATGATATTTCTGCTCAAAGCAGGAAGATTGATGTTGCTCGAAATACTTTGTTGGCCCAATCCTCAAATATGGGGATGAGACGAACAATGGACGGGAAGATTATCAAGGCAGAACCGAACTATGCTAACAATTCTCATTTCACTTTTGGTGCTCATAGCAGTTTCTTGGAGTCACGTTCTGCACTGGGCGATCCATCTTTTCCGTCATTTACTAGTGTGCAATCGAATTCACAGCTTCTCAACAGACCTCTTCCGGATGCCGAAACCACTTCATTTGGATTTTTAGAGGAAATTCCTCAAAATTTTGGTCTCTCAGACCTGTCAACTGACTTTAATAGTTCTG ATATACTCGAGAGCTACTCTAGGCCTCCCTTTCTAGCAACAGACACAGGCAACTTCCTTCATCCAAATGATAGGGGACAACATCAAG GAGGCAGAGAGAGGTTAACCACTGTATCTGACAGCTTGCAGTATGAAGGTTTTGCTGGGGATTGA
- the LOC132604640 gene encoding uncharacterized protein LOC132604640 isoform X3: protein MVQNRIELCLRHYMSRKEAVNTLFIQDKIEPRFTALVWQKLEEENQEFFQAYHLKLMVKEQIMEFNRLLAEQVKMTHESPRTIPSLPMNNGYHIHGCSQFTRSAVLSCMQTTDDISAQSRKIDVARNTLLAQSSNMGMRRTMDGKIIKAEPNYANNSHFTFGAHSSFLESRSALGDPSFPSFTSVQSNSQLLNRPLPDAETTSFGFLEEIPQNFGLSDLSTDFNSSDILESYSRPPFLATDTGNFLHPNDRGQHQGQTAGITFIVFNFVINAICLSETAILPW, encoded by the exons ATG GTGCAAAATCGAATAGAGCTGTGTCTTCGGCATTATATGAGTCGGAAAGAAGCTGTGAACACTCTTTTCATCCAGGACAAGATAGAGCCTAGATTTACTGCACTTG TTTGGCAGAAACTGGAAGAAGAAAATCAGGAATTTTTCCAGGCATATCACCTGAAACTGATGGTGAAAGAACAAATAATGGAATTCAATAGGTTGCTTGCAGAACAGGTGAAGATGACGCATGAATCTCCGCGTACAATTCCTTCTCTACCTATGAATAATGGGTATCATATTCATGGATGTAGTCAGTTTACAAG GTCAGCAGTTCTTTCTTGCATGCAAACAACGGATGATATTTCTGCTCAAAGCAGGAAGATTGATGTTGCTCGAAATACTTTGTTGGCCCAATCCTCAAATATGGGGATGAGACGAACAATGGACGGGAAGATTATCAAGGCAGAACCGAACTATGCTAACAATTCTCATTTCACTTTTGGTGCTCATAGCAGTTTCTTGGAGTCACGTTCTGCACTGGGCGATCCATCTTTTCCGTCATTTACTAGTGTGCAATCGAATTCACAGCTTCTCAACAGACCTCTTCCGGATGCCGAAACCACTTCATTTGGATTTTTAGAGGAAATTCCTCAAAATTTTGGTCTCTCAGACCTGTCAACTGACTTTAATAGTTCTG ATATACTCGAGAGCTACTCTAGGCCTCCCTTTCTAGCAACAGACACAGGCAACTTCCTTCATCCAAATGATAGGGGACAACATCAAGGTCAGACTGCCGGCATTACATTTATTGTTTTTAATTTTGTAATTAATGCTATatgtctctcggaaacagccatcctaccttggtag
- the LOC132604640 gene encoding uncharacterized protein LOC132604640 isoform X1, with protein MVQNRIELCLRHYMSRKEAVNTLFIQDKIEPRFTALVWQKLEEENQEFFQAYHLKLMVKEQIMEFNRLLAEQVKMTHESPLHQNLACCAVENVGYAPRPELMHGSIPTSLPNSLSNCRSAVLSCMQTTDDISAQSRKIDVARNTLLAQSSNMGMRRTMDGKIIKAEPNYANNSHFTFGAHSSFLESRSALGDPSFPSFTSVQSNSQLLNRPLPDAETTSFGFLEEIPQNFGLSDLSTDFNSSDILESYSRPPFLATDTGNFLHPNDRGQHQGQTAGITFIVFNFVINAICLSETAILPW; from the exons ATG GTGCAAAATCGAATAGAGCTGTGTCTTCGGCATTATATGAGTCGGAAAGAAGCTGTGAACACTCTTTTCATCCAGGACAAGATAGAGCCTAGATTTACTGCACTTG TTTGGCAGAAACTGGAAGAAGAAAATCAGGAATTTTTCCAGGCATATCACCTGAAACTGATGGTGAAAGAACAAATAATGGAATTCAATAGGTTGCTTGCAGAACAGGTGAAGATGACGCATGAATCTCCGC TTCATCAAAATTTGGCATGCTGTGCTGTAGAAAATGTTGGATATGCTCCAAGACCTGAGCTCATGCATGGGTCAATTCCTACCAGTTTACCCAATTCTCTCAGTAATTGCAGGTCAGCAGTTCTTTCTTGCATGCAAACAACGGATGATATTTCTGCTCAAAGCAGGAAGATTGATGTTGCTCGAAATACTTTGTTGGCCCAATCCTCAAATATGGGGATGAGACGAACAATGGACGGGAAGATTATCAAGGCAGAACCGAACTATGCTAACAATTCTCATTTCACTTTTGGTGCTCATAGCAGTTTCTTGGAGTCACGTTCTGCACTGGGCGATCCATCTTTTCCGTCATTTACTAGTGTGCAATCGAATTCACAGCTTCTCAACAGACCTCTTCCGGATGCCGAAACCACTTCATTTGGATTTTTAGAGGAAATTCCTCAAAATTTTGGTCTCTCAGACCTGTCAACTGACTTTAATAGTTCTG ATATACTCGAGAGCTACTCTAGGCCTCCCTTTCTAGCAACAGACACAGGCAACTTCCTTCATCCAAATGATAGGGGACAACATCAAGGTCAGACTGCCGGCATTACATTTATTGTTTTTAATTTTGTAATTAATGCTATatgtctctcggaaacagccatcctaccttggtag
- the LOC132604638 gene encoding tubulin alpha-5 chain, whose amino-acid sequence MREIISIHIGQAGIQVGNSCWELYCLEHGIQPDGMMPSDTTPGAAHDAFNTFFSETGAGKHVPRAIFVDLEPTVIDEVRTGTYRQLFHPEQLISGKEDAANNFARGHYTVGKEIVDLCLDRVRKLADNCTGLQGFLVFNAVGGGTGSGLGSLLLERLSVDYGKKSKLGFTIYPSPQVSTAVVEPYNSVLSTHSLLEHTDVVVMLDNEAIYDICRRSLDIERPTYTNLNRLISQIISSLTTSLRFDGAINVDITEFQTNLVPYPRIHFMLSSYAPVISAEKAYHEQLSVPEITNAVFEPSSMMAKCDPRHGKYMACCLMYRGDVVPKDVNAAVATIKTKRTVQFVDWCPTGFKCGINYQPPTVVPGGDLAKVQRAVCMISNNTAVAEVFSRIDHKFDLMYAKRAFVHWYVGEGMEEGEFSEAREDLAALEKDYEEVGAEGVDDEEDGEEY is encoded by the exons ATGAGAGAAATAATAAGCATACACATAGGTCAAGCTGGTATTCAGGTCGGCAATTCATGCTGGGAGCTTTATTGCCTTGAACATGGCATCCAGCCTGATGGCATGATGCCTAG TGACACCACACCAGGTGCAGCACATGATGCTTTCAACACCTTCTTTAGCGAAACCGGTGCTGGGAAGCATGTCCCAAGAGCTATATTTGTTGATCTTGAACCCACTGTTATTGATGAGGTTAGAACTGGCACTTATCGCCAGCTTTTCCATCCCGAGCAGCTCATTTCAGGAAAGGAAGATGCTGCAAATAATTTTGCCAGAGGCCATTATACTG TTGGGAAGGAGATTGTCGATCTTTGCCTTGATCGAGTAAGGAAATTGGCTGATAACTGCACAGGTTTGCAaggattcttggtgtttaatgcTGTTGGTGGTGGTACTGGTTCTGGATTGGGGTCATTGTTGCTGGAACGCCTATCTGTGGATTATGGAAAAAAGTCGAAGCTTGGGTTTACTATCTATCCTTCTCCCCAG GTATCCACTGCTGTTGTAGAGCCTTATAACAGTGTTCTTTCAACTCATTCCCTTCTAGAACACACTGATGTGGTTGTGATGTTGGACAACGAAGCCATTTATGATATCTGTAGGAGATCCCTCGACATTGAGAGGCCTACATATACTAATTTGAACCGACTGATCTCTCAAATCATATCGTCGTTGACCACTTCCTTGCGGTTTGATGGAGCCATCAATGTGGACATTACTGAATTCCAGACAAACCTGGTACCATATCCGCGCATCCATTTTATGCTTTCATCATATGCCCCTGTGATCTCGGCTGAAAAGGCATACCATGAGCAATTATCTGTACCTGAGATAACAAATGCAGTTTTTGAGCCCTCAAGCATGATGGCTAAATGTGACCCAAGGCATGGAAAATATATGGCTTGCTGCCTGATGTACCGTGGAGATGTTGTTCCCAAGGATGTCAATGCTGCTGTGGCTACTATTAAAACGAAGAGGACGGTTCAGTTTGTTGACTG GTGCCCAACTGGTTTCAAATGTGGAATAAACTATCAGCCTCCAACAGTAGTACCTGGGGGTGATCTTGCCAAGGTGCAACGAGCTGTTTGCATGATCAGTAACAATACTGCAGTTGCTGAGGTGTTCTCACGCATTGACCACAAATTTGATCTCATGTATGCTAAGAGGGCATTTGTCCACTGGTATGTTGGAGAAGGCATGGAAGAGGGAGAGTTTTCAGAGGCCCGTGAAGATTTAGCTGCACTTGAAAAAGATTACGAGGAAGTTGGTGCTGAAGGAGTTGATGACGAGGAAGACGGTGAAGAATATTGA